Within the Eucalyptus grandis isolate ANBG69807.140 chromosome 1, ASM1654582v1, whole genome shotgun sequence genome, the region AAGAAACTAACAACTCCTAAGAAGTTTACATTATTGTATAACCCCACAAgctctttgaattttctttacAAGTTATGTGCAAACTGTGTGATACAACATCAACTTTCAGCAGGCAAAAGTGGGTCATAAGGAAGAGACTTCCTGGATTTCCCAGAAAAACTCGACAAAACCCAGTAAAGTAAACCAGCtaaaaagaagctgaagaaccAAGCATTGTTGTAGATGACCACGAAGGCATCGGGAATCACCGACAGAGCCCCGACTTTCTGCAAGAAACCTGGAATAACCGGGAGAATCCCGACCACCAGCGAAGCCATCGCCGCCAAATTGTAGCCTCCGGAGTAGTAATAAGCCCCATAAGGACTCAAAGTGTACAACTCCTTGATGCTTAACTCAGTGCTCCGGACAAGATAGTAATCAGCCAAAATGATGCCTCCGATTGGGCCCAACAGCGCGGAGTAACCCACCAACCACGTATACACGAAGCTCTCGCTCGACTGGAGGAGCCGCCACGGCTGGAAGGCTATGCCCATGAGTGCTGTAATAAGGGCTCCTCTCCTGAAGGTGAACCAGGAAGGGCTAAGGTTGACCAGGGCGTTCGCCGGTGCCATCACGTTGGCAGCTATGTTTGTGGTGATGGTGGCCAGGCTGATTCCTAGGATGGCCACCAAAGTGGTCGCGAGGCCCCCGATTTGGCCTAAGAGCTGGATCGGGTTCGAGATCACGCGGCCAAAGATCACCTCCGTCGAGGAGGTCGCCGCCAAGCCCACGAACGTGAACAAGCCCATGAAGAGCGGGAGCCCCGCTTGACCGATGACCTGGTCCCTCTGGCTCTTGGCATACCTCGTGAAGTCCGGGATGTTGAGCGCAAGCGTGGCCCAGAAGCTTATGTTCGCAGTCAGGGAAGGGAAAAACAGCGCCCAGAACTGGGACGACGACAGTTTCGACGACAGGGCAAGCATGTGACCGAGGCCGCCGGCCTTGACATAGGCCCAAGCGAAGAGGCAGGAAGTGAGGGCGATCAGGATTGGAGCCGAGTACTTCTCAAGCTGCCTGATCCCCTCGATGCCCTTCCAAACTATGGTCAATTGGGCTAGCCAAAATGCAATGAAGCAAGCGAACTCCAGCGGGGACGTGCCCAGCCAAGGCCAAGGCTGCGACAGGGCGGACTGCTTCAGGGAACCCGgcaggaggaggaagatggcCTCGCCGCCGATCCACGTCTCGATGCCGTACCAACCGCAGCCGACCAGAGCCCTCAGCAGGGCCGGGACGTGCGCCCCGCGGACCCCGAAGGAGGAGCGGGCGAGCACGGGGAACGGGACGCCGTACTTTGCCCCCGGGTGGCCCGTCAGGACGAGCGGCACCAGCAGGATCGCGTTGGCGGCCACCACGGTCGCGATCCCCTGCCACCAGGCCATGCCAAGGTCGACCAGGCTCCCGGCCAGGTAGTAGGTGGGGACCCCGACCACGAGCCCGATCCACAGGCTGGCCATCTCCCACCCGGAGAAGGTCCGCTCCGAGGGCGTGGTGGGCCGGAGGTCATCGTTGGTGAGGGTCGGGTCTGGCTCGAAGTAACCGGGATCCGAAGGCTTCGGGCTCGGGTAGGATTGCCCCGAGTACGCCATGGGTGCCGAGCTAGAGCATCCGTGGCGTCGAACTAGATGCGTGAAGCATGATCTGGAGGTGAATTGGACCACAGAAGTAGTGGAGGAATGATCAGAGGACCGGAGAAGAATCTTGGGATTGAGGTGGGGGcgctgatgaagatgatgacgaagactgAAGCAAGTGGAGACCATGATtt harbors:
- the LOC104438828 gene encoding purine-uracil permease NCS1 — its product is MVSTCFSLRHHLHQRPHLNPKILLRSSDHSSTTSVVQFTSRSCFTHLVRRHGCSSSAPMAYSGQSYPSPKPSDPGYFEPDPTLTNDDLRPTTPSERTFSGWEMASLWIGLVVGVPTYYLAGSLVDLGMAWWQGIATVVAANAILLVPLVLTGHPGAKYGVPFPVLARSSFGVRGAHVPALLRALVGCGWYGIETWIGGEAIFLLLPGSLKQSALSQPWPWLGTSPLEFACFIAFWLAQLTIVWKGIEGIRQLEKYSAPILIALTSCLFAWAYVKAGGLGHMLALSSKLSSSQFWALFFPSLTANISFWATLALNIPDFTRYAKSQRDQVIGQAGLPLFMGLFTFVGLAATSSTEVIFGRVISNPIQLLGQIGGLATTLVAILGISLATITTNIAANVMAPANALVNLSPSWFTFRRGALITALMGIAFQPWRLLQSSESFVYTWLVGYSALLGPIGGIILADYYLVRSTELSIKELYTLSPYGAYYYSGGYNLAAMASLVVGILPVIPGFLQKVGALSVIPDAFVVIYNNAWFFSFFLAGLLYWVLSSFSGKSRKSLPYDPLLPAES